CTCAGGGACACCAAGGAAGGGCCGCCCCGCACCGAGGGTGTCGTCCCCCATGGGGGAAGGCGCGAAGCGACTCAGGGGGTAGGTCATTCAATCAGCCCGGATATCCAGGTCTTTGATCAGCTTGCCGAAGCGGTTGTAGTCGGCAGCATTGGTCTTTTCCAGACGTGCCGGCTCGCCGCCTGCGGGCAGAGCGCCGAAGGCCGCCATCTTGGAGACCACGTCGGGCATCCTCAGAATTTCATTGAGGTGGGTGTTCAGCAGCTTGACGGTCTCGGGCTTCATGCCCTTGGGGCCGAACAGGCCTTGCCAGGCCGACACTTCCACGTCCTTGACGCCCTGCTCGGCCAGCGTGGGCACATTCGGTGCCAGCGGACTGCGCTGCGCATCGGCCACGGCCAGCACGTTGACCTTGCCGCCCGCGTAGGGCGCGATGGGCCCCCAGGTCATGAAGGTCGTAGGCACATGGCCGCCGATCAGGTCGTTGACTGCGGGAGCCACGCCCTTGTAGGGAATGTGGGACAGCTTGGTGCCTGCGGCCTTGTTGAACATCTCGCCCAGGATGTGCATGGGCGAGCCGCTGCCGGGGCTGGCATAGGTCAGGCCGTCGCGCTTGCCCTGGCTCGCCAGGGTCTTGATGTCCTTGATGCCCGAGCCCTGGCTGGCAGCCACGAACATGGGCTGCACGCTGGTCTGCACGATGGGCGTGAAGCCGCCGAGCACATCGTAGCTCGAACCCGCATTGGTCTTGAGCACGAACTGGGCGATGGCAAAGGTATTGGGTGCCAGCAGCAGGGTATAGCCGTCGGGCGCGGCCTTGGCCACATGCACGGTGCCGATGGTGCCGCTGGCACCGGGCCGGTTGTCCACCACCACGGGCTGGCCCAGTCGCTGACCCAGCTTCTCGGCATACAGGCGCGCCATGGCATCGGTATCGCCGCCGGCCGGATAGGCCACGACGATGGTGATGGGCTTGCTCGGATAGGCTTGCGCCAGCGCGGAACCGGACATCTGGGCTGCAGCCAGCAATGCAGCAGTGATAACTACCTGGCGACGAATGTTTTTCATGAAATAGCCCGTGGGGTTGTGGTTAAGCCTCTAGCCAGCCAGAGGATCTGGAGAATTCGCTCACATCAGAGACACCGAGCAAGGGCCTGAGCCGGCCGCACCGCCCCGCACCGCCCCGCAGCGCGGGTGTTGTCCCCCTCCCGCGAAGCGAGAGAGGGGGAAGGCGCGAAGCGACTCAGAGGGTGTTTCATTTCTTGTCTGTCAGGAACTTGCCGTCGGCAGCGCCCACGCCCTTCTGGCGCCGGGTGTTGCCGTCCAGGCCGCCGTCGATGGCCCATTCGGCGAACACTGTCGGACCGGGCTCGAACTCGCGCGGCTGCCATTCGGCCGTGAGCTGGTCCTCGTCGGCGTAGTACTCGACCAGTG
This window of the Comamonas testosteroni genome carries:
- a CDS encoding Bug family tripartite tricarboxylate transporter substrate binding protein; its protein translation is MKNIRRQVVITAALLAAAQMSGSALAQAYPSKPITIVVAYPAGGDTDAMARLYAEKLGQRLGQPVVVDNRPGASGTIGTVHVAKAAPDGYTLLLAPNTFAIAQFVLKTNAGSSYDVLGGFTPIVQTSVQPMFVAASQGSGIKDIKTLASQGKRDGLTYASPGSGSPMHILGEMFNKAAGTKLSHIPYKGVAPAVNDLIGGHVPTTFMTWGPIAPYAGGKVNVLAVADAQRSPLAPNVPTLAEQGVKDVEVSAWQGLFGPKGMKPETVKLLNTHLNEILRMPDVVSKMAAFGALPAGGEPARLEKTNAADYNRFGKLIKDLDIRAD